One Primulina eburnea isolate SZY01 chromosome 4, ASM2296580v1, whole genome shotgun sequence genomic window, TCAACAAAAAGCAGCTGCGGTTTCCTTTGAATCTCATCTGAGAATGAATATGGTGGAAAGCAGCGAAGAAGATGATGATTTCCCATCCATGGAAAGCGTCACCTCACAGTCCAAAATCGACACCATCTAccagtccaagactgagaaagtacggattttttttttaaaaaaaattccaagcTAAACTTTTTACACTCCTCCTCTTCTTGATGAGTTACAGATTTACGGTTGTTGGTTTTGATTCTCATTTCTCGTGAGGCAATGAATTTACTTGTCGctggaaaaatatggattttAGGGACAAAAAGGTGTCGCTTTTACTCGTATATAGGGGACACGTACGGGAGAAATTGCTTTCAACTTTGAAAATTCCTCAATTCCAGTTACCCAACTAAATGGAAACGCTGAATAGTTGACTAATTCCAGGATGTCCCTTTGATCCACTGTATGACATGCTATGTTAGATTAATACGGGGTGGTAATCACAGCTAAATATGCTTTTTCTTCGGCATTTACCTGTGCAAACTGAGAATGTTGTGTCTCTGGTGTTTCCTTGATTTGAGATACTAATATTGACCTTTCTCTGTTCTTAACGTATTTTCTCTTCAGGCCTTGCCTTGGTGACATATGCCTTATTTAATTCCTGGCTTTATTTTTTTGTGGGTGTTCTGTTGATTGTACTTTATCATTATTCTTCTCTTGTTGTTTCCAATAATAGCTCATAAATTTATTTCTTTAGGGAATCAGGAAGATATGTTTTGAGCTTCTGGATCTCAAAGATGCAGTTGAAAACTTGTGTGGTGATACACGCACAAAGTATTTGGCGTTTTTAAGGTGAGGCATTCCCCTGTTTTTATGTGAAGACCTATCATATAGCTACAAATTTGGCTGCACACTGTATACTGTTTTCCATCACATCTAACTCTGATCAATGTTTATATTCTTTATTTGCACATACAGTGCAAAAAAGAAGAATACATGGGTACATGGCAATTAGATTGGTAGAAAGGAGTAAGGATCAATTTACAACTGAAATATGAGAATTCAATTCGGCATTGAGTTCTCTGGAGGTGTTCTTATCAAATGATTTTCTAAAAGATTTTATTCTGATACtattcatgtgattatgatttaatttattccCTAAACTTAGCCATTATGCCAAGTTAGGTAATCCAAATTGTTGTGCTGACTTTAATAACGAACTGGCTGAGACAGTTTTATGTCGATCTATTTGCAGTGGTTCATCATTTTTCATGATTACCTAATACAGGATTGACGTGAGCTTTTTAATGGTGATTGTAGGttatctgatgaagtagttgaaacaaAGCACGAGTTAAATGAGCTTCAAACCCATATTTCTGCCCAGGGGATTCTTTTGCAGGATCTATTGAGTGGTGTGTGTCAAGAATTGGAAGAATGGTCCCGAGTTAGTGGTGATATGCAGGAAGCTCCAGAAAGCCATCAACCTTCTGAAATTGATTATATAATCTCAACTGAAGTGGAGGATCAAAGAATCCAACTGTTGGAGCTCATTGATGTGCTTTTGGCCGAGCATAAGATAGATGAAGCAATCGACGCAATTGATGGTGGAGAGCGAACTAATTCAGAGCTGAAAGTGTTAGGAGACAATTCAGCTGATGAATGCTCCTCATTCAAGTCTGCGTTGTTGAAAAGGAAAGAAATGCTTGAGATGCAACTTATCGAGATTAGCAAACAACCTTCTGTCGGTGTTTTAGAAATGAAAAAGGTTTTATCTGGTCTTTTAAAGCTTGGGAAAGGTACCTTAGCACATCAGATATTTTTGAAATCTTATGGATCCCGCCTCCAGAGAAGTATTGAAGATTTTCTTGCTCTATGTCCTTGCTACCCTGAAACGTATTCTGCGACATTGTCTAACCTTGTCTTCTCAATGATTTCATTGGCAACTAAAGAATCTGGTTTGATGTTTGGGGACAATCCTGTTTACAGTAATAAAATTGTTCAATGGGCTGAATGGGAAATAGAATCTTTAGTCCGATTGGTCAAGGAAAATGCACCATCTTCTGAGACAGCTTCTGCTTTACGTGCAGCTAGTGTATGCGTTCAGGCTAGTCTTAACCATTGCTCTGCCTTGGAATCACAGGGACTCAAATTGTCGAAGTTACTTTTGGTGCTTTTGCAGCCATACGTTGAAGAGGTCTTGGAATTAAATTTTCGACGAGCTAGAAGAGTGGTTCTTGATTTGGTTGGAGGGGATGAAACTATGCCTTTATCACCTCGCTTCGCGTCTCCACTTTCTACGTTTTCAACTTCATCGGATACTATGGTTGTTGACTGTGGAATGAGATTTATTTTCGTTGTCAAGGTCAGTTGATTGCGTGGCATGAGCACAAATGATTGATTTCAAAGTTTACATATTAGTTTGTTAAGttgttatttaattaaacaTTAGATGATGACGGAAAAGATGGCAATTGCATTTATCATGACCAGATACATTATTTATTACAATAATTGAACAAGTGTGAAAATCACTGGAAactttgtttaaaaatatttcgaTTCTCATCGATATTTAACCTTCTGCAGGAGATGGTTGAGCAGCTAACCGGTTTAGTGATCCAGCATTTTGGAGGAAACATATTGGCAAGGATTTCACAGCTTTTTGATAAGTATATTGACCTTTTGATAAAAGCCTTAACTGGCCCATCTGAAGATGATCATCTTATGGAGCTAAAGGAGCATATACCTTTGAAAGCTGAAACAGATTCACAACAACTTGCTTTGTTGGGTACTGCGTTTACTATTGCTGAAGAATTGTTGCCAATGGTAGTTTCACGAATTTGGAATGTGTTAACTGAGAGCAAGGAAACAGGAGGTGGAGTAGCTGATAATATATTATCTTCTGTAAGTAATGCTGTTGATCCTAAGGAATGGAGGCGTCAACTTCAGCATTCTCTGGATAAACTCAGGGATCATTTCTGTCGACAATATGTTTTAAGTTTCATTTATTCTAGGGATGGAGAAACCCGATTAGATGCACAAATTTATATATGTGGCAAAGAGAGAGATTTGACTCGGAACCCTGATCCGCTCCCTTCATTGCCATTCCAGGTTTTTGTTTTTTGCTCCAACCCTTTCCCCCTTGCCTGCAATGTTTTCCTTTGTGTCAAAGAGGAATTTACATATCTTAATTTCAATTTAGTAATAATCATTGTACAGGCATTATTTGGGAAGTTGCAACAACTAGCAGCTGTTGCTGGAGATGTTTTGCTAGGAAGAGAGAAGATACAGAAGGTTCTGCTGGCAAGGTTGACAGAGACAGTGGTGATGTGGTTGTCAGATGAGCAGGAGTTTTGGGGTGTTCTAGAGCACGATTCAGCTCCTCCTCTTCGGCCAGTTGGGCTGCAGCAGGTATTTGTAACATTTCGTTCTTTTTCCTTTCAATATTTTCCTTCTCCACGGCAAGTGATTTCTCTGTGCTTGTGCATTGCAGTTAATACTTGATATGCACTTCACTGTTGAAATAGCACGTTTTGCGGGGTATCCATCTAGGCACGTGCATAAAATAGCCTCAGACATAATTGCTCGTGCAGTGAAGGCATTCTCTGCCAGAGGAATTGATCCCCAAAGGCAATTATTACCCGTCTCATTTACATGCCTAACTTTAGTGAATTTTGTTATTGACTCTTTTTCTTCTCAGTTGCCTTCCAGAGGATGAATGGTTTGTGGAAACTGCAAAAGTCGCAATAAACAAGCTTCTGATGGTAGCTTCGGGATCGGATATATCAGAAATTGATGAAGAGGAGCACATAGTATTGGAGGACGAGGTGGTCTCAGATTCAGAGGACTCTCCTTCTTCCCTGTCAACAGTGGATACCGAAGAGTCATTTGTATCTGCAAGAATGGAAGATTTGGATAGCCCCGTGGACTTGACTGATCCTGAAAACTGATGAAACTAAAACGACTGAATGAGGCCTCTTCAATATGGAATGATCCCTCATAATATGAGTTCCCTGTACTGTTTCCAATTTAATTCATTAACATGTATGTATCTATATATCTCGTTctgtgggttttttttttttggtttcttccaataaataaaacaaataatataaacaataaaaagaTAGAGTGAATTAGATTTAAATTAACCAACTCAGTGCATAATAGTAATACATAATGTAAAGATTTCTGCTAAAATGTTGCTCCATCTCATCTATCAATAAGTGAACTTAGCAATATAACCTTGTACTGGTATGAGGGTGGTCAGAGTGTgtgtataatataatatttaaaaaatgggTTTCACAGAAACAAAAGAGTGTTATTTAACAATAACCTATGCTAAATgtgaataaataatatatatttttacaatCTTACCTATAAAGTGTGTGTGGATTTTTAAATATGCTCAACGGAAATTGGATGACAGAAACAGGGACAGATATGGTACATGGAAattgattaaaaatattattaggtacatatatttatcaatcatttttcaaatttcaattgTTCATTAACCTGCTGACTTGAATATGCGATAAATGATTGGAATGGTTGCATGCATCAAAGCAAAATATTATCTATGCACCAGGAAATGTAGGTAATGCTGATTTGTCGAGGTTGCCTTCGGAGACTCTCTTGAGTCAAGTGTGTTTAACTATTTTTGTTGTATACTGGCTAGTGAAAGTAACTTATTATCACCCAAATGTCACCCAAGCGATAATTGGTTGTAAAgatgatctttttttttttttttttttgtccagAGCTCATCTATTGCAAATAATATCGATCAAAGCATCTTGTCCAGAGATAAGTGTCACCTGTTGTTCAGCGTTGCACAGGAGGAGCGATGGTAGGGGCGGACCAGTTAATGAGCCTCCCGCAATTTTGTAAGACACCATTTTCCCTTCCTATAGTTCATGAACTTTGTGAAAATAGAAAGTTGAAGTCTAACTTCATGCAAATGCTGGTACCGGATCTATCTGTTTGTTTGTGGCTTAGATTCTTTACAATCGTGGTCCTGATTAGGGGAAGAAAATCATCATCAGCCAAAAAGGTTTTGTAATGATatgtcatgttttgttttgatTCGAGAGAATATTGCTTGTCTCTTGAATTGCATGGTCATTTGATTCACTATCTGTCTCCTTCCAGAGGTCAGATTGAAAATTACCTATGGCGAATGGAAATGGAAATACAGCTTGGACAAGCAAAAATGGGTTAGAAACCTTCCGATGTAGAGACCCAAATCCATAAAAGACATATTTGCAGCACAAACAGATCAACATATGTAGCATTCTTGGAATTGAATTGCTTGCCATTTTTGAATAGTAATATGCGTTTGTGTTTTGGTAAAGCATTAAAAACTTTGTCTGCTTTTGTTGATCAGATAATTTTACTGTTTGCACAAGATGGAGTTCATTGATTATTTTCCCACTGCCAACTATAGATCATTGCTTCATGATCTTTACTTCTTTCGTTTCAGATTACCTAAAGGTTTGTTACTCTAAAGCTCGTGCTTGGATAGTAAAAAATATAAGATAAAATCCTCTTTATTAATGCAATATTGAATTCTTTTGTGGGATTTAAAGGGGCGAATGAAGTAGTTTTTTCTTGTGTCTTCTAAAGAATCTTAAGTATCAATGAAGCAAGCAAGCAAGCAGAAGAGGACCGGACGAAGAGAAAGCCTGTGAGAGTGAAATGGAATATTATTTAGGGGTGGGGGGATcactggaatctcttgatagGAATTCAGAAGCTAGATGACATTAGTTTGTCAAGCACCCAATTTTGGCTTTATGCTTCAGAATCTATATTATCATGTGATAAACGCTAGTTCCTTGATTCATcaatcaatttatttttttaattatgtaaAATTAATGAGCTAATATTTGAttgttttgaaatataatatttgattgCAATGGATGATTGCTGCAGCCTTTCTTTTTCATATTCCAAAGTCATTTCCTTCGTTCTT contains:
- the LOC140829150 gene encoding exocyst complex component EXO84C isoform X1, with translation MNMVESSEEDDDFPSMESVTSQSKIDTIYQSKTEKGIRKICFELLDLKDAVENLCGDTRTKYLAFLRLSDEVVETKHELNELQTHISAQGILLQDLLSGVCQELEEWSRVSGDMQEAPESHQPSEIDYIISTEVEDQRIQLLELIDVLLAEHKIDEAIDAIDGGERTNSELKVLGDNSADECSSFKSALLKRKEMLEMQLIEISKQPSVGVLEMKKVLSGLLKLGKGTLAHQIFLKSYGSRLQRSIEDFLALCPCYPETYSATLSNLVFSMISLATKESGLMFGDNPVYSNKIVQWAEWEIESLVRLVKENAPSSETASALRAASVCVQASLNHCSALESQGLKLSKLLLVLLQPYVEEVLELNFRRARRVVLDLVGGDETMPLSPRFASPLSTFSTSSDTMVVDCGMRFIFVVKEMVEQLTGLVIQHFGGNILARISQLFDKYIDLLIKALTGPSEDDHLMELKEHIPLKAETDSQQLALLGTAFTIAEELLPMVVSRIWNVLTESKETGGGVADNILSSVSNAVDPKEWRRQLQHSLDKLRDHFCRQYVLSFIYSRDGETRLDAQIYICGKERDLTRNPDPLPSLPFQALFGKLQQLAAVAGDVLLGREKIQKVLLARLTETVVMWLSDEQEFWGVLEHDSAPPLRPVGLQQLILDMHFTVEIARFAGYPSRHVHKIASDIIARAVKAFSARGIDPQSCLPEDEWFVETAKVAINKLLMVASGSDISEIDEEEHIVLEDEVVSDSEDSPSSLSTVDTEESFVSARMEDLDSPVDLTDPEN
- the LOC140829150 gene encoding exocyst complex component EXO84C isoform X2 encodes the protein MMISHPWKASPHSPKSTPSTSPRLRKKICFELLDLKDAVENLCGDTRTKYLAFLRLSDEVVETKHELNELQTHISAQGILLQDLLSGVCQELEEWSRVSGDMQEAPESHQPSEIDYIISTEVEDQRIQLLELIDVLLAEHKIDEAIDAIDGGERTNSELKVLGDNSADECSSFKSALLKRKEMLEMQLIEISKQPSVGVLEMKKVLSGLLKLGKGTLAHQIFLKSYGSRLQRSIEDFLALCPCYPETYSATLSNLVFSMISLATKESGLMFGDNPVYSNKIVQWAEWEIESLVRLVKENAPSSETASALRAASVCVQASLNHCSALESQGLKLSKLLLVLLQPYVEEVLELNFRRARRVVLDLVGGDETMPLSPRFASPLSTFSTSSDTMVVDCGMRFIFVVKEMVEQLTGLVIQHFGGNILARISQLFDKYIDLLIKALTGPSEDDHLMELKEHIPLKAETDSQQLALLGTAFTIAEELLPMVVSRIWNVLTESKETGGGVADNILSSVSNAVDPKEWRRQLQHSLDKLRDHFCRQYVLSFIYSRDGETRLDAQIYICGKERDLTRNPDPLPSLPFQALFGKLQQLAAVAGDVLLGREKIQKVLLARLTETVVMWLSDEQEFWGVLEHDSAPPLRPVGLQQLILDMHFTVEIARFAGYPSRHVHKIASDIIARAVKAFSARGIDPQSCLPEDEWFVETAKVAINKLLMVASGSDISEIDEEEHIVLEDEVVSDSEDSPSSLSTVDTEESFVSARMEDLDSPVDLTDPEN